The Malus domestica chromosome 13, GDT2T_hap1 genome includes a window with the following:
- the LOC139190698 gene encoding polyubiquitin-like, whose protein sequence is MESLRLRRPSRRGFRTLPSSYSDSSRQQRNIPWKVLKQICVRIKKSVVVKNLKAENPQEPLLGDNTNWLHNSQIPADRGTPEEPSYRICHPNSMSMKIYVKFPSNRKTVVLEAKGYNIINDIKSMIWSKEGVQSGQYSLVCRGKLLEDYQTLASLDIRTESTLYVIFNPRDVMSIFVKIPSGKMVKFEVKVFYTVRDIKTIVESFIGCPVTDCSMIYAGNELQDCKTLDFYKVEENSTLEVFPFWFQIFIKTWSGKTITLDVTRKTTVREVKDKIFCKVRVPVHVQSIVFAGKRLDDECRLSCYNIQKGSTLHMVLGW, encoded by the exons ATGGAATCACTGAGACTCCGTAGACCCTCACGCCGGGGATTCCGAACACTCCCATCAAGTTACTCTGATTCATCTCGTCAGCAG AGGAATATACCGTGGAAGGTCTTGAAACAAATATGTGTGAGGATCAAGAAGTCTGTTGTAGTTAAAAATTTGAAAGCCGAAAACCCTCAGGAGCCTCTCTTGGGTGATAATACTAATTGGCTTCACAATAGCCAAATACCAGCTGATCGAGGAACTCCGGAGGAACCAAGTTATCGTATATGTCACCCGAACTCAATGAGCATGAAAATATATGTGAAATTTCCGTCAAATCGGAAGACTGTTGTATTGGAAGCAAAAGGGTACAACATCATCAATGACATCAAATCCATGATCTGGTCCAAGGAGGGAGTCCAATCAGGCCAGTACTCTCTAGTTTGTAGAGGAAAACTACTTGAAGATTACCAGACATTGGCGTCACTTGACATTCGAACAGAATCAACCCTTTATGTGATTTTCAATCCAAGAGACGTGATGTCGATTTTTGTGAAAATACCAAGCGGAAAGATGGTTAAATTTGAGGTTAAGGTCTTTTACACTGTCCGGGATATCAAAACGATTGTTGAGAGTTTTATCGGGTGTCCTGTTACCGATTGCAGTATGATCTATGCAGGAAATGAGCTGCAGGATTGCAAGACCTTGGATTTCTACAAGGTCGAAGAAAATTCCACTTTAGAAGTTTTTCCCTTTTGGTTTCAGATATTTATTAAGACGTGGAGTGGGAAAACCATTACACTTGACGTGACACGAAAGACTACTGTCAGAGAGGTGAAGGACAAGATATTTTGCAAGGTCAGAGTGCCGGTTCATGTTCAGAGTATTGTATTTGCCGGTAAACGCCTTGATGATGAATGCCGTCTTTCATGTTACAACATTCAGAAAGGCTCCACGCTCCACATGGTTTTGGGTTGGTGA